A genomic segment from Phragmites australis chromosome 6, lpPhrAust1.1, whole genome shotgun sequence encodes:
- the LOC133921131 gene encoding uncharacterized protein LOC133921131 isoform X6, giving the protein MDDPKTVILYFARGIGTCRTPFHPICARDSKHQMEIWGKPGHPNVELKAFCSKHFAVGYINSVEKSNNASEQSPTEVRSNNTNRVSGKIPKLRFTRKNKDRFMSCETSSSSSGNLIRVETIQQGVFPHMVTNANTQPIRSMETDTDPSVGGDFMRSSGDIAVLLRKLIDSGKVSVGDIASEVGISSESLEAALVGETTTFSHGLKLKIIKWLENSAYIHGVQERTLKRSSLVVQDDKPDWSDATYTVDVKSPLVPESDKGALVDVLDSIVIKPSPTRSKSNNKVLKDKNTACATGVAILQNGDKSAVNKGANLECSPAENFEKESTKEFSSIGSKDISNEEHGKLILNNTSGIKEFGTSTEIPNENQGILLGRKSNDLTEAELGSELEEGVSSLDNCFSQGDNARDGENSVEDDIGTPCDHDSNCFHGQPFFIFDGSHSYIHPFIKEKMTHHWDITFKQNNEAPYHHVEEPSYPSHEKVPVDSSVKLEDTIETTAADQVLKAKSLKITEHSPDDEVEGEMVYLQARLLDNAVVLKHRYEDLIAKVVQNLSRELDAFSKRKWDLILVNQFLRDVREAKKRGRKEKRHKEAQAVLAAAAIASSSRNSTVRKYAKDDVAPESSPKLLAGSSRVGQRTSSLPRTKDSSKSSNSKVSQDNNFGSFDMPIFSKENVLYCDVCMRSETVLNRIFVCSRCKQAAVHIDCYRNLENSIGPWNCELCEDVSSEAAVTSNQSDCNGRKLSFARCGMCHGTSGAFRKTADGQWVHAFCAEWLLGTKYVRGQDSPIEGMESLAEGKVTCCVCLRNVGMCLRCNSGDCDITFHPTCARSSGFYMNTKGLGTMLQHKAYCGKHSIEQKEADAQQYGPDELKIMKRMRVELEKLRLLCERIIKREKVKRETVLCDHDILAKTKDTVGFSYLAPRASSESATTSVNKTYSGTVQKSDDVTVDSTISGKKTIRFSLNNTHAEGNTADSLRTLISFKRKLSERGSLACKQPPQRPAIASQKLEDGEKKTKDMKREAFQKELVMTSDQASTQNQRLPKGYVYVPRDSLSKEKPQDRNTQAHNLQEPGG; this is encoded by the exons ATGGACGACCCCAAAACTGTTATTTTATACTTCGCAAGAGGCATTG GGACATGCCGGACGCCTTTTCATCCTATATGTGCAAGAGATTCAAAGCATCAAATGGAGATCTGGGGGAAACCTGGACATCCTAAT GTTGAGTTGAAAGCATTTTGCTCAAAGCATTTCGCAGTTGGATACATCAACTCTGTAGAGAAAAGTAACAATGCTTCTGAACAGAGCCCGACAGAAGTGAGGTCAAATAATACAAATCGTGTCTCTGGGAAAATTCCAAAACTAAGATTCACACGCAAAAACAAGGACAGATTCATGAGCTGTGAAACCAGTAGCTCTAGCTCTGGTAACCTGATCAGAGTAGAGACTATCCAGCAAGGTGTTTTTCCTCACATGGTTACAAATGCAAACACTCAACCAATCCGAAGCATGGAAACAGATACTGATCCCTCTGTTGGTGGGGATTTTATGAGAAGTTCTGGTGATATTGCGGTATTGCTTAGAAAG CTAATTGACAGTGGAAAGGTTAGCGTTGGTGATATAGCGTCCGAAGTGGGTATATCTTCGGAATCCTTGGAAGCTGCTCTCGTG GGTGAAACTACCACTTTTTCCCATGGTTTGAAGTTGAAGATTATAAAGTGGCTTGAAAATTCTGCGTATATACATGGTGTTCAAGAAAGGACTCTTAAAAGGAGCTCATTGGTGGTGCAAGATGACAAACCAGATTGGTCTGATGCCACATATACTGTTGATGTGAAGAGTCCGTTGGTTCCAGAAAGTGACAAAGGTGCACTTGTTGACGTGTTGGATTCTATTGTAATCAAGCCCTCACCAACAAGATCTAAAAGCAACAATAAGGTTCTGAAAGATAAAAACACAGCATGTGCAACTGGTGTAGCTATTTTGCAAAATGGAGACAAGAGTGCGGTTAACAAAGGGGCTAATCTTGAGTGTTCCCCTgctgaaaattttgaaaaagaatCTACTAAGGAGTTTTCTTCGATCGGCAGCAAGGATATTTCAAATGAAGAACATGGGAAATTG ATACTGAACAACACCTCTGGAATTAAAGAATTTGGTACTTCCACGGAGATACCAAATGAAAATCAAG GTATATTACTCGGAAGGAAAAGCAATGATTTGACTGAGGCTGAACTTGGCTCAGAATTGGAGGAAGGTGTATCTTCACTGGATAATTGTTTTTCTCAGGGTGATAATGCTAGAGATGGGGAAAATTCAGTTGAAGATGACATCGGAACTCCTTGTGATCATGATTCAAATTGCTTTCATGGACAACCTTTCTTTAT CTTTGATGGTTCACATTCTTATATTCATCCATTCATTAAGGAAAAGATGACCCATCATTGGGACATTACTTTCAAGCAGAATAACGAGGCACCATATCATCATG TAGAAGAACCATCGTATCCTTCCCATGAGAAAGTACCTGTTGATTCCTCAGTAAAACTTGAGGATACAATAGAAACAACTGCAGCAGATCAAGTATTGAAAGCAAAATCCTTGAAAATTACTGAGCATTCAcctgatgatgaagtagagggGGAGATGGTATACTTACAAGCTCGGCTGCTTGACAATGCCGTTGTTCTGAAGCACAGATACG AAGATTTGATAGCAAAGGTTGTCCAGAATCTTTCTCGCGAGCTGGATGCTTTCAGTAAAAGAAAATGGGACCTTATTCTTGTGAATCAGTTTCTTCGTGATGTTAGAGAAGCTAAGAAACGTGGGCGCAAAGAAAAGAGACATAAGGAAGCCCAAGCTGTACTAGCTGCAGCTGCTATTGCATCCTCCTCACGGAATTCAACTGTGAGAAAATATGCAAAGGATGATGTGGCACCTGAG AGTTCTCCAAAACTTCTTGCTGGATCTTCAAGAGTTGGCCAGCGGACTTCTTCGTTGCCACGGACTAAGGATTCATCAAAGTCATCCAACAGCAAAGTATCACAAGATAATAACTTCGGCAGTTTCGATATGCCgattttctcaaaagaaaatgtACTCTACTGTGATGTTTGCATGCGAAGTGAGACTGTGTTGAACCGAATATTTGTCTGCTCCAGATGCAAG CAGGCTGCTGTCCACATAGATTGCTACAGAAATCTGGAGAATTCTATTGGTCCCTGGAACTGTGAACTTTGTGAGGATGTTTCATCAGAAGCTGCAGTCACTAGTAACCAATCAGATTGTAATGGCAGGAAGTTATCCTTCGCGCGGTGTGGTATGTGCCATGGCACATCTGGTGCTTTTAGAAAGACTGCAGATGGGCAGTGGGTTCATGCTTTCTGTGCTGAG TGGCTGTTGGGCACCAAGTACGTGAGGGGACAAGATAGTCCTATAGAAGGAATG GAAAGCCTTGCAGAGGGAAAAGTTACTTGTTGTGTCTGCCTCCGCAATGTTGGCATGTGTTTAAGG TGTAATAGTGGGGACTGCGACATAACTTTTCATCCTACTTGTGCCAGAAGCTCTGGTTTCTACATGAACACAAAAGGGCTTGGTACTATGTTACAGCACAAAGCATATTGCGGCAAACATAGCATAGAGCAGAAAGAG GCTGATGCGCAACAATATGGACCTGACGAGCTCAAGATCATGAAACGGATGAGG gttgaattggaaaaactgCGCCTTTTGTGTGAGAGGATAATTAAGAGAGAGAAGGTGAAG AGAGAGACGGTTCTGTGTGACCATGACATACTTGCCAAAACGAAGGACACTGTTGGTTTCTCTTACCTTGCTCCCAGAGCAAGTTCAGAATCTGCCACTACTTCAGTTAACAAAACGTACAGTGGAACCGTGCAAAAATCTGATGATGTCACAGTGGACAGTACTATTTCTGGGAAAAAGACCATAAGGTTTTCTTTGAATAACACACATGCTGAGGGAAACACAGCTGATAGCTTGAGGACATTGATATCATTTAAACGTAAGTTGAGTGAGAGGGGATCACTTGCCTGTAAGCAACCTCCACAGAGACCAGCTATTGCCTCACAGAAACTAGAAGATGGAGAAAAGAAGACAAAAGATATGAAG AGGGAAGCTTTTCAAAAGGAGCTTGTTATGACATCTGATCAAGCTTCTACACAGAACCAACGCCTTCCAAAGGGGTATGTCTATGTTCCTCGGGATTCTCTATCTAAAGAGAAGCCACAGGATCGAAATACACAGGCTCATAATCTGCAAGAACCTGGTGGATAG
- the LOC133921131 gene encoding uncharacterized protein LOC133921131 isoform X4, producing the protein MSGDMARAEVSPEGAAPGFGVDLYAQATKALALRTPFEGEEGAPRIPTLPARLVSWSGPGDARKKHKKLQPPPPEDVAAEHPPQETVARPAKAGVWEQFEPYFRPVTLADVEMLRPKFPFGYGKLDSCLLVPFLGSGKESMHNVETFDVAVAETSSYLGVGGEEVVSTRERSEQSGRLISQKERSEQSMEQDIHDVVVQQMVSGRVLNRQSREQGIHEVAVQLGERPFEAEQAGSSSGIFSALRGEEEGTSLNWLLGAKGRFVLTSERPNKKRKLLGANAGLEQLVQLPHLGAEASSSCDVCCLGESAMESNRILNCSNCNVSVHQKCYGLHVVPDGKWLCAWCTYLESTGRLSNKDAGSTPSMPCVLCPKEKGALKPVKVEPTRNAGVGHLKFVHLFCSLWTPEVFVEDMKSMEPVTNLGNVQDNRMKLVCSICKVKHGACIRCTHGTCRTPFHPICARDSKHQMEIWGKPGHPNVELKAFCSKHFAVGYINSVEKSNNASEQSPTEVRSNNTNRVSGKIPKLRFTRKNKDRFMSCETSSSSSGNLIRVETIQQGVFPHMVTNANTQPIRSMETDTDPSVGGDFMRSSGDIAVLLRKLIDSGKVSVGDIASEVGISSESLEAALVGETTTFSHGLKLKIIKWLENSAYIHGVQERTLKRSSLVVQDDKPDWSDATYTVDVKSPLVPESDKGALVDVLDSIVIKPSPTRSKSNNKVLKDKNTACATGVAILQNGDKSAVNKGANLECSPAENFEKESTKEFSSIGSKDISNEEHGKLILNNTSGIKEFGTSTEIPNENQGILLGRKSNDLTEAELGSELEEGVSSLDNCFSQGDNARDGENSVEDDIGTPCDHDSNCFHGQPFFIFDGSHSYIHPFIKEKMTHHWDITFKQNNEAPYHHEEPSYPSHEKVPVDSSVKLEDTIETTAADQVLKAKSLKITEHSPDDEVEGEMVYLQARLLDNAVVLKHRYEDLIAKVVQNLSRELDAFSKRKWDLILVNQFLRDVREAKKRGRKEKRHKEAQAVLAAAAIASSSRNSTVRKYAKDDVAPESSPKLLAGSSRVGQRTSSLPRTKDSSKSSNSKVSQDNNFGSFDMPIFSKENVLYCDVCMRSETVLNRIFVCSRCKAAVHIDCYRNLENSIGPWNCELCEDVSSEAAVTSNQSDCNGRKLSFARCGMCHGTSGAFRKTADGQWVHAFCAEWLLGTKYVRGQDSPIEGMESLAEGKVTCCVCLRNVGMCLRCNSGDCDITFHPTCARSSGFYMNTKGLGTMLQHKAYCGKHSIEQKEADAQQYGPDELKIMKRMRVELEKLRLLCERIIKREKVKRETVLCDHDILAKTKDTVGFSYLAPRASSESATTSVNKTYSGTVQKSDDVTVDSTISGKKTIRFSLNNTHAEGNTADSLRTLISFKRKLSERGSLACKQPPQRPAIASQKLEDGEKKTKDMKREAFQKELVMTSDQASTQNQRLPKGYVYVPRDSLSKEKPQDRNTQAHNLQEPGG; encoded by the exons ATGAGCGGGGACATGGCTCGCGCCGAGGTCTCGCCCGAGGGGGCGGCCCCTGGTTTCGGGGTCGACCTGTACGCGCAGGCCACGAAGGCGCTGGCCCTGCGCACGCCGTTCGAGGGCGAGGAGGGGGCGCCGAGGATCCCCACGCTGCCCGCGCGGCTCGTGAGCTGGTCGGGGCCGGGGGACGCGCGGAAGAAGCATAAAAAGcttcagcctcctcctcctgaggATGTTGCTGCCGAGCATCCGCCGCAGGAAACTGTAGCGCGCCCTGCAAAGGCAGGCGTGTGGGAGCAGTTTGAGCCGTATTTCCGTCCAGTGACATTGGCTGATGTCGAAATGTTGAGGCCAAAGTTCCCATTCGGCTACGGCAAGCTTGACTCATGTCTGCTAGTACCATTTCTGGGCAGTGGCAAAGAATCAATGCACAACGTTGAGACATTTGACGTGGCTGTCGCTGAAACAAGCTCGTATTTGGGTGTGGGTGGTGAAGAAGTGGTCAGTACCAGAGAGCGCAGTGAGCAAAGTGGGCGTCTGATTAGTCAGAAAGAGAGGAGTGAGCAAAGCATGGAGCAGGACATACATGACGTGGTTGTGCAACAGATGGTCAGTGGCAGAGTGCTCAACAGGCAAAGCAGAGAACAGGGCATACATGAAGTGGCTGTACAACTAGGGGAGCGACCATTTGAAGCAGAGCAAGCCGGGAGCAGCAGTGGCATTTTTTCAGCACTAcgtggagaggaggaaggaacTTCACTGAATTGGCTGCTAGGAGCAAAGGGCCGGTTTGTTCTCACTTCAGAACGAcccaacaagaagaggaagctcTTGGGTGCGAATGCTGGGTTAGAGCAGCTTGTTCAGCTTCCGCACTTGGGAGCTGAGGCTTCTTCAAGCTGTGACGTTTGCTGTCTAGGAGAGAGTGCCATGGAGTCCAATAGGATACTTAACTGCAGCAACTGCAATGTATCAGTGCACCAGAAGTGTTACGGTTTACATGTTGTGCCAGATGGGAAATGGTTGTGTGCTTGGTGTACGTATTTGGAGTCGACAGGGCGGTTGTCAAATAAAGATGCTGGCAGCACCCCATCAATGCCTTGTGTTCTATGCCCAAAGGAGAAAGGGGCTCTGAAGCCTGTAAAAGTGGAGCCTACTCGAAATGCAGGTGTTGGCCACCTAAAATTCGTGCACTTGTTTTGTAGTCTGTGGACACCTGAGGTTTTTGTGGAGGACATGAAATCAATGGAACCTGTAACTAATCTCGGAAATGTCCAAGATAATCGTATGAAGTTGGTATGCAGTATTTGCAAGGTTAAGCATGGTGCATGCATTCGGTGTACCCATG GGACATGCCGGACGCCTTTTCATCCTATATGTGCAAGAGATTCAAAGCATCAAATGGAGATCTGGGGGAAACCTGGACATCCTAAT GTTGAGTTGAAAGCATTTTGCTCAAAGCATTTCGCAGTTGGATACATCAACTCTGTAGAGAAAAGTAACAATGCTTCTGAACAGAGCCCGACAGAAGTGAGGTCAAATAATACAAATCGTGTCTCTGGGAAAATTCCAAAACTAAGATTCACACGCAAAAACAAGGACAGATTCATGAGCTGTGAAACCAGTAGCTCTAGCTCTGGTAACCTGATCAGAGTAGAGACTATCCAGCAAGGTGTTTTTCCTCACATGGTTACAAATGCAAACACTCAACCAATCCGAAGCATGGAAACAGATACTGATCCCTCTGTTGGTGGGGATTTTATGAGAAGTTCTGGTGATATTGCGGTATTGCTTAGAAAG CTAATTGACAGTGGAAAGGTTAGCGTTGGTGATATAGCGTCCGAAGTGGGTATATCTTCGGAATCCTTGGAAGCTGCTCTCGTG GGTGAAACTACCACTTTTTCCCATGGTTTGAAGTTGAAGATTATAAAGTGGCTTGAAAATTCTGCGTATATACATGGTGTTCAAGAAAGGACTCTTAAAAGGAGCTCATTGGTGGTGCAAGATGACAAACCAGATTGGTCTGATGCCACATATACTGTTGATGTGAAGAGTCCGTTGGTTCCAGAAAGTGACAAAGGTGCACTTGTTGACGTGTTGGATTCTATTGTAATCAAGCCCTCACCAACAAGATCTAAAAGCAACAATAAGGTTCTGAAAGATAAAAACACAGCATGTGCAACTGGTGTAGCTATTTTGCAAAATGGAGACAAGAGTGCGGTTAACAAAGGGGCTAATCTTGAGTGTTCCCCTgctgaaaattttgaaaaagaatCTACTAAGGAGTTTTCTTCGATCGGCAGCAAGGATATTTCAAATGAAGAACATGGGAAATTG ATACTGAACAACACCTCTGGAATTAAAGAATTTGGTACTTCCACGGAGATACCAAATGAAAATCAAG GTATATTACTCGGAAGGAAAAGCAATGATTTGACTGAGGCTGAACTTGGCTCAGAATTGGAGGAAGGTGTATCTTCACTGGATAATTGTTTTTCTCAGGGTGATAATGCTAGAGATGGGGAAAATTCAGTTGAAGATGACATCGGAACTCCTTGTGATCATGATTCAAATTGCTTTCATGGACAACCTTTCTTTAT CTTTGATGGTTCACATTCTTATATTCATCCATTCATTAAGGAAAAGATGACCCATCATTGGGACATTACTTTCAAGCAGAATAACGAGGCACCATATCATCATG AAGAACCATCGTATCCTTCCCATGAGAAAGTACCTGTTGATTCCTCAGTAAAACTTGAGGATACAATAGAAACAACTGCAGCAGATCAAGTATTGAAAGCAAAATCCTTGAAAATTACTGAGCATTCAcctgatgatgaagtagagggGGAGATGGTATACTTACAAGCTCGGCTGCTTGACAATGCCGTTGTTCTGAAGCACAGATACG AAGATTTGATAGCAAAGGTTGTCCAGAATCTTTCTCGCGAGCTGGATGCTTTCAGTAAAAGAAAATGGGACCTTATTCTTGTGAATCAGTTTCTTCGTGATGTTAGAGAAGCTAAGAAACGTGGGCGCAAAGAAAAGAGACATAAGGAAGCCCAAGCTGTACTAGCTGCAGCTGCTATTGCATCCTCCTCACGGAATTCAACTGTGAGAAAATATGCAAAGGATGATGTGGCACCTGAG AGTTCTCCAAAACTTCTTGCTGGATCTTCAAGAGTTGGCCAGCGGACTTCTTCGTTGCCACGGACTAAGGATTCATCAAAGTCATCCAACAGCAAAGTATCACAAGATAATAACTTCGGCAGTTTCGATATGCCgattttctcaaaagaaaatgtACTCTACTGTGATGTTTGCATGCGAAGTGAGACTGTGTTGAACCGAATATTTGTCTGCTCCAGATGCAAG GCTGCTGTCCACATAGATTGCTACAGAAATCTGGAGAATTCTATTGGTCCCTGGAACTGTGAACTTTGTGAGGATGTTTCATCAGAAGCTGCAGTCACTAGTAACCAATCAGATTGTAATGGCAGGAAGTTATCCTTCGCGCGGTGTGGTATGTGCCATGGCACATCTGGTGCTTTTAGAAAGACTGCAGATGGGCAGTGGGTTCATGCTTTCTGTGCTGAG TGGCTGTTGGGCACCAAGTACGTGAGGGGACAAGATAGTCCTATAGAAGGAATG GAAAGCCTTGCAGAGGGAAAAGTTACTTGTTGTGTCTGCCTCCGCAATGTTGGCATGTGTTTAAGG TGTAATAGTGGGGACTGCGACATAACTTTTCATCCTACTTGTGCCAGAAGCTCTGGTTTCTACATGAACACAAAAGGGCTTGGTACTATGTTACAGCACAAAGCATATTGCGGCAAACATAGCATAGAGCAGAAAGAG GCTGATGCGCAACAATATGGACCTGACGAGCTCAAGATCATGAAACGGATGAGG gttgaattggaaaaactgCGCCTTTTGTGTGAGAGGATAATTAAGAGAGAGAAGGTGAAG AGAGAGACGGTTCTGTGTGACCATGACATACTTGCCAAAACGAAGGACACTGTTGGTTTCTCTTACCTTGCTCCCAGAGCAAGTTCAGAATCTGCCACTACTTCAGTTAACAAAACGTACAGTGGAACCGTGCAAAAATCTGATGATGTCACAGTGGACAGTACTATTTCTGGGAAAAAGACCATAAGGTTTTCTTTGAATAACACACATGCTGAGGGAAACACAGCTGATAGCTTGAGGACATTGATATCATTTAAACGTAAGTTGAGTGAGAGGGGATCACTTGCCTGTAAGCAACCTCCACAGAGACCAGCTATTGCCTCACAGAAACTAGAAGATGGAGAAAAGAAGACAAAAGATATGAAG AGGGAAGCTTTTCAAAAGGAGCTTGTTATGACATCTGATCAAGCTTCTACACAGAACCAACGCCTTCCAAAGGGGTATGTCTATGTTCCTCGGGATTCTCTATCTAAAGAGAAGCCACAGGATCGAAATACACAGGCTCATAATCTGCAAGAACCTGGTGGATAG